The sequence CCAACGCGCTGCCCGCTGATCTGTTCATTGATTGCACCGGACCGCAGGCGTCGATCCTGTCGCGACTTGCGGGCGCCATGCGTGATGATTGGTCAGCCATGCTGCCGGTGCGGGCAGTTCTATTCGGCAAGCCGGGCGATCCGGTGGTTTCGCTTGAGGACCGTGTGACATTGACGGCCGCCGGTTGGCGCGCGGATGTGGCGGGACGCGATGGCAAGACATCGCTGCTCGCCATGCCCGAGGGGGTGGAGGAGCAGGCCATGCTCACCGCGCTGGATGTCGAACCCGAAGGCATCGTTGCGCTACAGCCGGGCTGCGCGGGGAATGCATGGCTCGGCAACGTCATTGCGCTGGGCGATGCGGTGGCGCATTTTGAACCGCTCGGCTGGTTAAACCTCGATCTGGCTCACCGGCACCTGGCGCTGCTGCTAGAGATGCTGCCGGGCCTGACCATTGACCCGCGCGAGAGGGATGAATTCAACCGCCGGACCAGATTGATGGTGGAGCGCAGCCGCGATGTGGTTGCGTCCCATTACAGCGCGCCCAGCGCAGCCAGCGTCTTTGGTGAGTTGCAGCAGTCAGACGAACTGTCCGCCGCGCTCGATCAGTATCAACGGCGGGGGCGCATTCCTTTCTATGAGGAGATGCCGCTGATGGCTGCTGAATGGTCATCCTTGCTCAGTGCGATCGGTCACCCGCCCGGCAAAGGCTTGCTCGCGCATACGACTGATGAAAGCGCCGAGGCTGCCACTGCGGCAGCGTTTGAGGCGAAAAGCGATGCCGCCTTGCGCGCCGCGCCGCCCTATCCGGCGTGGCTGGAGCATGTGCTGAAGGCGTAGGCCCTGCCTTAACCGACGATCTGTTTAATCATCGCCCGCATCTCACCAAACATCTCGGGGGTCGGTGGGCCCATGATGCCCCTG comes from Altererythrobacter sp. ZODW24 and encodes:
- a CDS encoding tryptophan 7-halogenase, whose protein sequence is MSDPRDMLRRVVVAGDGQVGALTALALRKALPATEIFVLGTPPNPAAFADRAATALPFSNRLHDKFGISEEDLVRRTGASHRLVTRYAGWGGTEHQGFASYGEAHNRPNTARFASDWGGGARDTGGEAPAGSLAEVLAKSGKFAPPSGEPGNPLAEIDYALRWNMPAYREVLVGMAQQAGIQYARGQITDVQPDGAGGVSALFIDGANALPADLFIDCTGPQASILSRLAGAMRDDWSAMLPVRAVLFGKPGDPVVSLEDRVTLTAAGWRADVAGRDGKTSLLAMPEGVEEQAMLTALDVEPEGIVALQPGCAGNAWLGNVIALGDAVAHFEPLGWLNLDLAHRHLALLLEMLPGLTIDPRERDEFNRRTRLMVERSRDVVASHYSAPSAASVFGELQQSDELSAALDQYQRRGRIPFYEEMPLMAAEWSSLLSAIGHPPGKGLLAHTTDESAEAATAAAFEAKSDAALRAAPPYPAWLEHVLKA